From the Hevea brasiliensis isolate MT/VB/25A 57/8 chromosome 15, ASM3005281v1, whole genome shotgun sequence genome, one window contains:
- the LOC131173961 gene encoding major allergen Pru ar 1-like has product MGVLTFQKETATAIPPAKMFKVFVLEADTAIPSIVPQAVKSVEIIEGNGGPGTIKKTTFAEGKEYKYIKTKVEAVDKDNFKNSYSIIEAEPKLDVIEKISYEIEIVASPDGGSIIKSTSKYFPKGNSQINEEQVKTGAEKALGLFKAVEAYLLANPDAYN; this is encoded by the exons ATGGGTGTTTTAACTTTTCAGAAGGAAACAGCTACTGCAATCCCCCCAGCCAAGATGTTCAAGGTCTTTGTCCTTGAAGCTGACACTGCTATCCCTAGCATTGTGCCTCAGGCTGTTAAGAGCGTGGAGATTATTGAAGGAAATGGAGGACCTGGAACCATTAAGAAAACTACCTTTGCAGAAG GTAAAGAATACAAGTATATTAAGACCAAGGTTGAGGCGGTGGACAAAGATAATTTCAAGAACAGCTACAGTATCATTGAAGCTGAGCCAAAGTTGGATGTGATAGAGAAAATTTCATATGAGATCGAAATAGTGGCTTCTCCTGATGGAGGATCCATTATTAAGAGCACCAGCAAGTACTTCCCAAAGGGAAACAGTCAGATCAATGAAGAACAAGTCAAGACTGGAGCAGAGAAGGCCTTGGGATTGTTTAAAGCTGTTGAAGCCTATCTCTTGGCAAATCCTGATGCTTATAACTAA
- the LOC131173890 gene encoding major allergen Pru ar 1-like: MGVVTLEKEITVAIPPAKTFKVFVLESDTAIPSILPQAVKTVEIIEGNGGPGTIKKVTFGEGGDFKYMKSKVEVVDKDTLTQCYSVIGGDPWSDLLEKISYENKIVASPDGGSIIKCTSKFFPKGNAELDKEKAKARAEKTWQIFKAVEAYLLANPDAYN, encoded by the exons ATGGGTGTTGTGACTCTTGAGAAGGAAATTACTGTTGCAATCCCTCCAGCCAAGACGTTCAAGGTCTTTGTACTTGAATCTGACACTGCTATCCCTAGTATTCTGCCTCAGGCTGTCAAGACTGTGGAAATCATTGAAGGAAATGGAGGGCCTGGAACCATTAAGAAGGTTACCTTTGGAGAAG GTGGCGATTTCAAGTATATGAAATCCAAGGTTGAGGTTGTGGACAAAGATACTTTGACACAGTGCTACAGTGTTATTGGAGGTGATCCATGGTCAGATTTGCTAGAAAAAATTTCGTATGAGAACAAAATAGTGGCTTCTCCTGATGGAGGATCAATTATCAAGTGCACCAGCAAGTTCTTCCCAAAGGGAAACGCTGAACTGGATAAAGAAAAAGCCAAGGCTAGAGCAGAGAAGACCTGGCAGATCTTTAAGGCTGTGGAAGCCTATCTCTTGGCAAATCCTGATGCCTATAACTAA